In Phragmites australis chromosome 24, lpPhrAust1.1, whole genome shotgun sequence, the following are encoded in one genomic region:
- the LOC133907129 gene encoding calcium uniporter protein 2, mitochondrial-like, with protein MAAVLRRAVAQPCAASSLPVYGLRRFLQEQPAFRPAVPPDRFMPLADRIRDLGVGFAYPRINLDGLVPPDRFMPLADRIRNLGVGFAFPRINLDGLVPPASPPATAAPAPAASLTVEEARKVLRATQMEAARARLRASGAAAVPYAEYLRLCCDAAGADVGPSVARALDESGSVIVLGKTVFLRPEMVVKAIEKAIPVQQTVPVAENDPAREELKAMEAQKVDIDRAAASQVRRELWCGLAYLVVQTAGFMRLTFWELSWDVMEPICFYVTSMYFMAGYAFFLRTKKEPSFEGFFESRFAAKQKRLMQARDFDLRRYDELRRACGLLPALRAQSPCATSPSQESGFCRSYCHCH; from the exons atggcGGCCGTGCTGAGGAGAGCGGTGGCGCAGCCCTGCGCGGCGTCGTCGTTGCCAGTGTACGGGCTCCGGCGGTTCCTGCAGGAGCAGCCGGCGTTCCGGCCCGCGGTGCCGCCCGACCGCTTCATGCCCCTGGCCGACCGGATCCGAGACCTCGGGGTCGGGTTCGCGTACCCGCGGATCAACCTCGACGGCCTCGTGCCGCCCGACCGCTTCATGCCCCTTGCCGACCGGATCCGGAACCTCGGCGTCGGGTTCGCGTTCCCGCGGATCAACCTCGACGGCCTCGTGCCGCCCGCATCACCGCCGGCGACGGCTGCGCCGGCACCGGCGGCGAGCCTGACGGTGGAGGAGGCGCGGAAGGTGCTGCGCGCCACGCAGATGGAGGCGGCGCGCGCGCGGCTGCGGGcgtccggcgccgccgccgtgccgtaCGCTGAGTACCTGCGCCTCTGCTGCGACGCCGCTGGGGCGGACGTGGGACCCTCCGTCGCGCGCGCGCTCGACGAGTCCGGATCCGTCATCGTGCTCGGCAAGACCGTCTTCCTCAGGCCCGAGATG GTCGTCAAGGCAATCGAGAAGGCTATACCCGTCCAGCAAACGGTACCCGTCGCCGAGAACGACCCGGCAAGGGAAGAGCTGAAGGCCATGGAGGCACAGAAGGTGGACATCGACCGCGCCGCTGCCTCCCAGGTGCGCCGGGAGCTGTGGTGCGGGCTGGCGTACCTGGTGGTCCAGACGGCCGGCTTCATGAGGCTCACGTTCTGGGAGCTGTCGTGGGACGTGATGGAACCCATCTGCTTCTACGTGACGTCCATGTACTTCATGGCCGGCTACGCCTTCTTCCTCCGGACCAAGAAGGAGCCGTCGTTCGAGGGCTTCTTCGAGAGCCGGTTCGCTGCCAAGCAGAAGCGCCTGATGCAGGCCCGGGATTTTGACCTCCGCCGGTACGACGAGCTCCGGCGAGCCTGCGGTCTACTGCCGGCGCTCCGGGCCCAGAGCCCCTGCGCGACATCGCCGTCGCAGGAGAGCGGCTTTTGCCGTTCTTACTGCCATTGTCATTGA